Proteins from a genomic interval of Marmoricola sp. OAE513:
- a CDS encoding NAD(P)/FAD-dependent oxidoreductase, whose amino-acid sequence MPSTHQTDVLIVGAGPAGLFGAYYAGFRGMSVTLVDSLPEIGGQVSALYPEKAILDVAGFPTIKGRELVNALVEQASSAKPTYLLNVTANALTVHDDHVVMGLDDGSEVQAKVVVVTAGIGKFTPRPLPAGDGWEGRGLVFFVPSFEEYVGKDVVIVGGGDSAFDWADQLEGIANSIVLVHRRDQFRAHQATIDKVLAGPAEVITKAQVTALSGEGHVEQVEITLEDGEVVTRPAQAVVAALGFVADLTAMKEWGLEFDKRHIVVDSATRTNLPRVFAAGDITEYEGKVRLIAVGFGEVATAINNAAPLIFPDQGVFPGHSSEGS is encoded by the coding sequence GTGCCCTCTACCCACCAGACCGACGTGCTCATCGTCGGAGCCGGTCCCGCCGGTCTTTTCGGCGCGTACTACGCGGGCTTCCGCGGGATGTCGGTGACCCTCGTCGACTCCCTCCCCGAGATCGGCGGTCAGGTCTCGGCTCTCTACCCCGAGAAGGCGATCCTCGACGTGGCGGGCTTCCCGACCATCAAGGGGCGCGAGCTCGTCAACGCGCTGGTCGAGCAGGCGTCCAGCGCCAAGCCGACCTACCTCCTCAACGTCACCGCGAACGCGCTCACCGTCCACGACGACCACGTCGTGATGGGGTTGGACGACGGCTCCGAGGTGCAGGCCAAGGTTGTCGTGGTCACTGCGGGCATCGGCAAGTTCACGCCGCGCCCGCTCCCGGCCGGCGACGGCTGGGAGGGCCGCGGTCTGGTCTTCTTCGTCCCGTCCTTCGAGGAGTACGTCGGCAAGGACGTCGTGATCGTCGGCGGCGGTGACAGTGCGTTCGACTGGGCGGACCAGCTCGAGGGCATCGCGAACTCGATCGTCCTGGTGCACCGTCGCGACCAGTTCCGCGCCCACCAGGCGACCATCGACAAGGTGCTCGCCGGACCGGCCGAGGTGATCACCAAGGCTCAGGTCACCGCCCTGTCGGGCGAGGGGCACGTCGAGCAGGTGGAGATCACCCTGGAGGACGGCGAGGTGGTCACGCGTCCGGCTCAGGCCGTGGTCGCCGCGCTCGGGTTCGTCGCCGACCTCACCGCGATGAAGGAGTGGGGTCTGGAGTTCGACAAGCGGCACATCGTCGTCGATTCGGCCACCCGCACCAACCTGCCCCGTGTCTTCGCCGCCGGTGACATCACCGAGTACGAGGGCAAGGTCCGCCTCATCGCCGTCGGGTTCGGCGAGGTCGCGACCGCGATCAACAACGCGGCGCCGTTGATCTTCCCCGATCAGGGCGTCTTCCCGGGGCACTCGAGCGAAGGCTCCTGA
- a CDS encoding MlaD family protein, translated as MTAGVRNRLIAFAILSAVGIVYVTAGYLGLIDKVTGRGLTLHADLPASGGIFVGSDVSYRGVNVGKVNRMTVIPTGVRLTFTVEEGTRIPRSAPLFVHNLSAVGEQYLDFEPSSGKGPYAGEGHTFVGTAASLPVATDDVLLKVDGLVSSVDRADLQTLVTELGTSFRGTGDPLRRMVDAGSSLVDQARANEAETIGLLESGRTVLATQRAHAAGIRSLVTNLADLTGTLQDSDVELRTILQGGTVAVNEVNALMAGLAPTLPVFLTNLVTVNQVVTARLNALEQTLVTLPVVVSGGFTGTPGDGYGHINLQFDYGTPACTAGYLPPAQWRPATDLTDTAPYTDAHCASGPPVNQRGSKYAPAPSSVTGNRNRVSPYDASTGQVSENLSIGRHTVFGDNSWQWMLLGEAP; from the coding sequence ATGACCGCCGGTGTCCGGAACCGACTGATCGCCTTTGCGATCCTCAGCGCCGTGGGGATCGTGTACGTGACCGCGGGCTACCTCGGGCTGATCGACAAGGTGACCGGTCGCGGCCTGACCCTGCACGCTGATCTCCCCGCCTCGGGCGGCATCTTCGTCGGCAGCGACGTCTCCTACCGGGGCGTCAACGTCGGCAAGGTCAACCGGATGACGGTCATCCCCACTGGGGTCCGGCTCACCTTCACGGTCGAGGAGGGCACCCGGATCCCGCGGTCGGCCCCGCTCTTCGTGCACAACCTGTCAGCGGTCGGGGAGCAGTACCTGGACTTCGAGCCCAGCAGCGGCAAGGGCCCGTACGCCGGGGAGGGCCACACCTTCGTCGGCACCGCGGCGAGCCTCCCGGTGGCCACCGACGACGTGCTGCTGAAGGTCGACGGGCTGGTCAGTTCCGTGGACCGCGCTGACCTCCAGACCTTGGTCACCGAGCTCGGCACGTCCTTCCGCGGGACGGGGGATCCGCTGCGCCGGATGGTCGACGCCGGATCGTCGTTGGTGGACCAGGCTCGCGCCAACGAGGCGGAGACGATCGGGCTGCTGGAGTCCGGCAGGACGGTCCTGGCGACCCAGCGAGCCCACGCCGCCGGGATCCGCTCGCTCGTCACGAACCTCGCCGACCTGACCGGCACGCTCCAGGACTCCGACGTCGAGCTCCGAACGATCCTCCAAGGGGGGACCGTGGCGGTGAACGAGGTGAACGCGCTGATGGCCGGGCTGGCGCCGACACTCCCGGTGTTCCTCACGAACCTGGTGACCGTCAACCAGGTGGTCACCGCACGGCTGAACGCGCTGGAGCAGACGCTGGTCACTCTTCCCGTCGTGGTCTCAGGCGGGTTCACGGGCACCCCCGGGGACGGCTACGGGCACATCAACCTGCAGTTCGACTACGGAACTCCGGCGTGCACCGCCGGCTACCTGCCGCCGGCGCAGTGGCGGCCCGCGACGGACCTGACTGACACGGCGCCGTACACCGATGCGCACTGCGCCTCGGGACCGCCGGTGAACCAGCGGGGGTCCAAGTACGCACCAGCGCCGTCGAGTGTCACCGGCAACAGGAACCGGGTTTCGCCCTACGATGCAAGCACCGGACAGGTCAGCGAGAACCTGTCCATCGGGAGGCACACCGTGTTCGGCGACAACTCCTGGCAGTGGATGCTGCTGGGCGAGGCACCATGA
- a CDS encoding ferredoxin, which translates to MKIKVDFDLCESNALCEALAPQNFEIDDDDFLQITEENVTDENRDAVAQAIAACPKSAISLVEG; encoded by the coding sequence ATGAAGATCAAGGTCGACTTTGACCTCTGCGAGTCCAACGCCCTGTGCGAGGCCCTCGCGCCGCAGAACTTCGAGATCGACGACGACGACTTCCTGCAGATCACCGAGGAGAACGTCACCGACGAGAACCGCGACGCCGTGGCCCAGGCGATCGCGGCGTGCCCGAAGTCCGCGATCAGCCTCGTCGAGGGCTGA